Part of the Henckelia pumila isolate YLH828 chromosome 2, ASM3356847v2, whole genome shotgun sequence genome is shown below.
TCCGGAAACAATTAGACGCGGTTTTCACAGAATTGTTTGATGTACGAATAAGTCTTACTCAGACTTCTTACTATAAAaatgaacaattaacaattaCCAGTTCTGTTTATTCTCGAATGAATTAGTTTCAGCTGACTATTTTGTGAAATTACTTTTCCACGAGATGACTTGTTGTCTAGTCATAGTAATATACTAATATTAGCTAATTAATTGTCTAATTCCACTAAAACATGTCTTATTTCTGTGTTTTCACCATggcatatatatacattttacaGCTACTCCAATAAATAATATCATAACTGTGCTTAgctaatttaaattaattaattagtccATAAAACTCgagaaagaaattaaattacCATCATCTGATTTGATGCCAAGCCACTTAATTGGAGATTTTCTTCAATCTCAAGCATGTTAGCATATAAAAGGTCAGATGCATGATAATGTATCCAACTAAGTATTATGAATTGATCATTCCACTACTGCACGATCCAACTAGGACTATAAATTAAGTGATTTTTACCCGTTCAAGAATTTCGTCAACTCACCTGAAAATTTTGGCTCACATGAACAAAATGTCCTGCATACAACATAGACATATATATAAATGGTTACAGGGGTTCAAGAATAGTGAAACTGTTGGTTCCTAGAAAAGAAATGATCCTCTCGATTTTGTATATTTCACTAGTACTTTCTTTATCGGGCTCCTTGTGCGATGCCCAAACGGGAGTCGGTTTTAATAGAACATTTCAAGTTGGTGtcattcttgattttgattctTTGGTTGGGCGTATAGGCCTAACCAGCTTAGCTCTGGCGATGAGCGATTTCTATGCAACGAACCCAAATTATACTACTAGACTTGTGCTGCATCCAACGGACTCCAAGGGACAAGTCATTGATGCTGCAGCCAACGGTAAGCACACATGGCAATCTAatgtaattatatatatatatatatatatatatatatatatatgtgtgtgcgcGAGCGCGTgtgatttattttgattttttttctttttataaaaattatatgcacaaaactttatttatttacatttaCTAATCAATTTTCTCACAAGTTGATTTAAAGATGAACTAGAAGCATCATATATACGGTTTTGTCTATGCTGCCCCATTATTTAACAGTTCATTTTTTTTGCATCTCAGTTTTGTCTATGATGTCTCATTATCCAacggtcaatttttttttttttttttttttgcatttgagaTGTTAACATGAACATCTCAAATGCAAAAAACAAGGATCGTTGGATACAGCACATGGGCATAGACCGACCCCATATATACATGTAGATTTTTAAATATGCAATCATTTGAACTAGACCTGGGCAACTGGCCAAGGGCCGGGTCACCCCGACCCCGACCCGTAACCAGCCCGTGGTCAACGGATTGGTTAATCGGGTCAACGAGTTTGACCCAGAACCGTGACCGGTCCGATCATTAGGCAGTCCGGTTACGGTTTACAAGTGCCAAACCCGTCAACCCGCTAGGTCGTCTccttttttgtaaaatttttttaatatatattgaaTATATAATGAAATGAGAGTAGATGTGATTGAATATAATGaaaatgaaatatatttttatataaaatattaaacttgaaatgctatatatttattattgaataaatgtaatatatttttttattcatataatgaaatatttgatagatTTTTTATAAGTTTAATTGTGCAAAGccttattttttaaattcatcATTCTTTAttctttaaatatttatttcaaaataatttttttaaaaaaacaaggtTCGGACCGGACCGTAACGGACCACGGGCGAGCCGGTTAAGGGTCGGTTTTTTGTTGAACCGGACCCAACTCGTGACCAGGTCTAATTTGAACACATTGTACATGTCGTCCTGTTTGGCTATATGTCATTATTAGGGCTAGgtacggtacggtataccgtatcGAACTACGATACTGTATATCGTATCGTACcggtataaaaaaattcataccggtaTCATACACCGAATTTTTGGTATGGAGATATTTTATACCGGATACCATgccgaaataaaaaaaaattcggtataccgagttttttttcgatataccgtgaaaaatttaaaataaaaaaaaattcgatatattcggtataccgaaataaaaaattttatataccgATACTGGttccgaaaatttcggtacggtatcatatcgtaccgaaattttcggtataccgatttttcggtatattcggtaaatttttcggtacggtatgacgGTATTTTTGGCATTCAGTATTTTTTCCCAGCCCTAGTCATTATGTAATTTagtaaattgttttttttcatgGGTTTTCAGGATTCAGGAATGTTACATATGCTCTAATTAATATTTGGTGATtagtatactttaaattttgtttgttaATCTTCGTACCTTTTCTATGATTTCCAAAAGTTTTTCTCTCctctttttttccttttcattttctttttgtttgtgATTCTTCATCCGTGTTGAATTGCAGGTGAGCGTGTCTTTTAATCTTCGTCgcatcatttttttaattatttttgtgcagtttaaaaaatttaaaatgctAAATTGGCAAACATTTAAAATATGTAAACAAAtcacttttattttttaatttttaaaagatgGTTGAGAAATGGAAGTGGTATAGTTTTAATCAAATCATTACAAATGAGCTCACTCAATTTACACCTAATGATAGCGCTTTTATTTAAGAGAGCGGGATagattctagtgttattttgtaaaaaatttaatttttatttacaatataatttaattagtttgatttattttcattcaTTCATattcatataaaaaataataataactactTTCTGTTTTTGAATTTAAAGTATATGATAATccttataataaatataaaaaacagTGATAATTAATGAAACTTTGTACGATATTTTTAACttttacatatcaaattttttttgattattTAATGTATTGTCTTATTTAAATATGTACTATTTGTAGTACATATTTAtttgttaaaattttaatttcatgacattaataaacataaaatatcTTTGCAATTCTTGCCGCTTTCTTGCGCTTTAATTCACCAAGGTACATAATTTAAATGCTAAATAAATTAAGTGATGAATTAATGAGCCAAATTAATTTAGACAAAAACTCTTATGAAACGGTCTTAAGGGTCATTTTTTTTAGACGAAtctcttatatgagttatccattaaaaatattacattttatgccaaaaatattacttattattacaAATATGGGTAGAGTTCACTTGTCTAACggatgagacggtctcacatgATTGTTACTTATTAATTTATAGGACAAACTGTATTTCAGTATTTAAGTAAATTATGATTCGGAGATTGATAAAATCTATTCTTccattcatttatttttattgttttttttctccatgattgatatttgaatgaaacaaaaaatattttcttatttggACGTTCAGCTGagtatcttttatttatttcaagaaaaaaaaaataaacgcgGCAAGTTTGTCCCCTTCATATAAGGATGAAAATTTTTCTCACGGGTTTAGGGACCAGCGGAAAAAACCCAAAACATGATGGGTATGAAAGAGTTTTTTTCGGGTATGAGTTTGGGTTcaaagatttttaaaaatccccaaaGCATATTGGGGCGGGTGTGGAGATGCTATCTCCATCCCCGAACCCaccccgataataataataataataataataataataataataataataataataataatcatcatcatcatcatcatcatcataatcataatcataatcataatcataatataaatattttttatttgtcaaattttattaaatttttgaataatatataaattatactaaatattaaaattaaaaataatagtatttattagtttgtactattttaaaaatacaatttGCATTCATTTACAAAATCATCTTGATTGATATGAATATTTCTAATTCAAGATATTGTGATTaatgttaaattttaattttacaatcaaaattttttaaactaaatttttttattgtattttacaataaaattgactaataatatatataaaactcaatatatatatatattcggatATGGGGACGAAGATTAGGATTAAGTCTCTGCGGGTATTGGGATTGGGAATTCCCGATTAAAAATAACAGGGAATGAGGCGGGATGAGTACGGGTTTTGTATTCGGGGACGGGGATGGGGAAGACATCTCCGTCCCCGCCCTACCCCATTGTTATCCCTACCTTCACACTAGTGTGTGtgcgtgtgtatatatatatatatattttgtgtgtgtgattatataaaatagtttttttagtcttgtatgtttgtcactttccgattttggtcctctatattttcagatttcagttttagtttgctatcttttttttttttggcaatttcgttccttttttttatttttcatgtgACGCTGATGTGGAGCTAACGTGTATATAGCGCCACGTAAGAATTTTCGaatgaaaaaattgaaaattgtcaaaaataaaaacatacaggactaaaactgaaatatgaaaacataaaggaccgaAATCGCtaagtgacaaacataaaagaCCAAAATTGCGGTTTTTCTTATATATACTAATATACTTAATATAGTCCGTTCGATTTTCAACGGTTGCCCCAACATAGTGATGGCCCACCCtggctattttttttaaaaaaattattattaggtatatgtatatttagtGTTAGCCCAATTCAAGACATAGTCTAGCCCAATTTCAAATTTGATCAACCCACTTGAAGACTTTATATTAACCCACAAAAATTATAATAACAACATATTATCTCCCAATTATTCAACATTGCATTGAGAAGAGTCACAAGTTCGAcaagataaattaaatataatatgtcATCTACTCTTCTCTGTATCTATTTTTCTTTCTTCAACCAACGTTAATTGCTAGATGGATTAATTATTGAAATCTTTTAGTATTTGATATCTTTTAGTGTTACTATGTAATATTTGTAGTTAACATTTAATATTTTGCATGTAttctttaattataaattaatattttattatattttaatttttaaatattttattttattttatttatcgtaTCAATTAGCGCAAGTTAAAGAAAAATTTGTGACTACGCCCCTCGCTCCAATTCTCCACTTGCCACAtccaatattaatttttatcatctagttattttattaattgatGTTCACGCATAAGCCGTATTGTCTTGCATGAATGCAGCTATCAGTTTATTGAAGGATGTTGAAGTTGACGCAATCATTGGTCCCCAAAAATCTGCACAAGCCAGCTTTGTGATTGGTCTCGGAGATAGAGCAAATGTTTCAATAATCAGTTTCTCTGCTACAAGTCCTTCTCTCCATCCCAGATCTAAATATTTTGTACAGACAGGCCTAAATGACGCTGCTCAAGTAGGCGCTATTGCTGCCATAGTTGGATATTTTCACTGGAATCAAGTTGTTCTCATATACGAAGATTCTGATTATGGTAATGGGATAGTTTCTTTTCTGGCTAATTCATTTCAGAATGTCAATGCTAGAGTTTCTTACAGAAGCGTCATCCCTCTCACTACAACCGATGATTTTCTATTGCAAGAGCTATATAAGATGAAAACTATGCAAACCAGGGTATTTGTGGTGCATGTTTCAACTTCTCTCGCTTCAAGACTATTCATAAAAGCAACAGAAGCAGGAATGATGGGCAAAGGCTATGCATGGATTGTAACGAGTGGGCTCATGGACTTATTTTACTCACTGGATTCTGGTGTTGTGAATTCTATGCAAGGCATTATTGGAGTGAAGCCTTTGATTCCAAAGTCTAGAAAACTTGATTCTTTGGCCAAAAGGTGGAAACGAAAATTCCTTGCAGAGAATCCCCATGATTTAAAAGCTGAGCTGAGCCTTTATGGTTTGTGGGCGTATGATACTTTTTGGGCATTAGCAATGGCGGCTGAAAGAGTTGGATTTAAAGAGCCAGCTTCTTTTCACATCAATATTACAAGTGCTATTAATTCTACAAACTTCTTCGCTACTGAAATATCCAAGACAGGTCCGAAAATTCTTGAAGAAATTTTGGGAGTCACATTTCGAGGCGTTGGCGGTGAATTCGGTCTTCTTGAAGGACAACTAGAGCCATCGGCTTTTCAAATATTGAATGTAGTTGGAGAAGGGGTGAAGGAGGTGGGAATATGGACAAATTCTCACGTTTTATTAAGAGAAAGAAACTTGAGCAAAGCTAGTTCTTCAAATAAAACCTTGGGAACCATTATATTTCCTGGAGACACGACAGTAATACCACGCGGGTGGGAGGTTCCAGTCAGTGGTAAGAAGCTTAGAGTTGGATTGCCTGTACAAACTGGTTTCAAGGAATTTGTTGAGGTGGAAAGAGACCCCGAAACTAATTCTTTGAAAGTTAGTGGATGTTACATAGACATATTTGAGGCTGTCATGAAAGCATTGCCATATGCTGTGTTATTCGAATATGTTCCATTCGAAAATCCTGATGGTTCCAGCGCAGGAAGCTATGATGAACTCATTCGCCAAATTTCTCTTGGGGTATGTATGTTGAACTCATGACTAGCTAGATTTAATTGAAAACTTGATTTATATATCAATATCCCTGACCATATTCTTTTTATCAGAAATTTGATGCAGTTGTGGGAGACATCACGATCACGTCCAAACGATCACAATTTGGGGACTTCACTATGCCATATGATGTCGGAGGAGTTACCATTACAGTTCCAATCAAACATGAAGACCCCAACGACAAATGGATTTTCTTGAAGCCCCTAAGCAAAAACCTCTGGCTAACAGCTTTAGGTCTATTCTTTGGAACAGGTATTTCAATATGGATTCTAGAACATAGATCTAGTGAGGCCTATCAAGGTTCCTTTCTAAATCAAGCCGGCATGATCTTCTATTTTCCTTTCATGTCCCTAGTATTCGCGTATAGTGAAAAAATAGAGACCATTACAGCTCGAGGGGTTGTGGTGGTGTGGATGTTTGTGGTGCTCATACTGAGTTCCACCTACACGGCAAGCCTTTCCGCAAGACTAACGGTTCAAAGGCTTTCACCATCTGTTACTGATGCGAATGAATTGATTCGAACTGGAGTCTATGTTGGATGTCAAAGTGGTTCTTTCCTTGTTGAGTATTTGGAACATTTGGGATTTGACAAATCCAAGATCAGAACCTACAAGAAGCCAGAGCTTTGCGCGGAAGCCTTGTCTAAAGGAAGCGAAAATGGCGGCATAGCAGCGTTGTTCTCCACACGACCGTACACCAACCTTTTCTTATCAAAGTACGGTGATAAGTACACGACGGTGGGCCAAACCTATCCAACTGACGGATATGCTTGTGCTTTCCAAAAGGGCTCACCGTTAGTCGCTGACGTCTCTCGTACACTGATTGAGCTAATGGACAGTGGCCGGATATTTGAAATTCAGGGGCAATGGAATATGAAAATCCCAGCATATAATGGTGTTCTAAATGATACAAGTGACTTGACCAGAATTTCATTGGGAAGTTTTGCAGTACCTTTTGCAATCACAGGAGGCTTAACAACTTCTTGTGTGGTCATTTTTATGACAATATTTCTCTACAAGATTTATAAAGACCGTGATGACTTTTTTGGATCTTGCCCTACAGTTCGGTCAAAAGCACTTAAAATTTGGAATCATTTTTATGTAATAAAACCCAAATCTTCTACGGACAATGAACACACGGGAGATGTATCATCGACTCAAGTAAGGCAATCAGGTTGTCATGAGGGAACAGATCAGATGCCTACTGGAACGCAAGAGAGTACTGGTGGTACGTAGGATTTCATACTATCTCTGTCCTTGTTAATATATTACCATCAGAAAAGCTATCACCATTCACCACTTGCACTGATTTAATTTCGTGTCCAATTCAAGTTAATTTTGGACACAGGAAATCATATCTTTTTGTTTCCGAGTGCAAACCGTTCTTGTTTTATACTATGTTATGCCTTTTAGAAATGAGGTGAAATAGGCCTTTTTTTCGTCTGCTAATATTTCAACGTTTGATTTTTATACATCAACATTTAATTTTTGACTATTTTGGTGTAATGGCCGATGCTATAGGAGAAAATACTCATGTGCATTAGACACTTTTGATATGACATTaaaaattgatgatttgttgAATTAAATAACATGTCAACATTTGTACCAAAATAGCATAAAATTGAAAGTTAGTCATCAGAACCAAACTTTGAAATGCAATGAAATGGATAGAATCCCAAAAATATTGGACAAGTT
Proteins encoded:
- the LOC140877459 gene encoding glutamate receptor 2.2-like, encoding MILSILYISLVLSLSGSLCDAQTGVGFNRTFQVGVILDFDSLVGRIGLTSLALAMSDFYATNPNYTTRLVLHPTDSKGQVIDAAANAISLLKDVEVDAIIGPQKSAQASFVIGLGDRANVSIISFSATSPSLHPRSKYFVQTGLNDAAQVGAIAAIVGYFHWNQVVLIYEDSDYGNGIVSFLANSFQNVNARVSYRSVIPLTTTDDFLLQELYKMKTMQTRVFVVHVSTSLASRLFIKATEAGMMGKGYAWIVTSGLMDLFYSLDSGVVNSMQGIIGVKPLIPKSRKLDSLAKRWKRKFLAENPHDLKAELSLYGLWAYDTFWALAMAAERVGFKEPASFHINITSAINSTNFFATEISKTGPKILEEILGVTFRGVGGEFGLLEGQLEPSAFQILNVVGEGVKEVGIWTNSHVLLRERNLSKASSSNKTLGTIIFPGDTTVIPRGWEVPVSGKKLRVGLPVQTGFKEFVEVERDPETNSLKVSGCYIDIFEAVMKALPYAVLFEYVPFENPDGSSAGSYDELIRQISLGKFDAVVGDITITSKRSQFGDFTMPYDVGGVTITVPIKHEDPNDKWIFLKPLSKNLWLTALGLFFGTGISIWILEHRSSEAYQGSFLNQAGMIFYFPFMSLVFAYSEKIETITARGVVVVWMFVVLILSSTYTASLSARLTVQRLSPSVTDANELIRTGVYVGCQSGSFLVEYLEHLGFDKSKIRTYKKPELCAEALSKGSENGGIAALFSTRPYTNLFLSKYGDKYTTVGQTYPTDGYACAFQKGSPLVADVSRTLIELMDSGRIFEIQGQWNMKIPAYNGVLNDTSDLTRISLGSFAVPFAITGGLTTSCVVIFMTIFLYKIYKDRDDFFGSCPTVRSKALKIWNHFYVIKPKSSTDNEHTGDVSSTQVRQSGCHEGTDQMPTGTQESTGGT